The window CGACGACCGGAAGCCGGCGGACCCACCGACGACGAAGCGCCCGCCGGGCGGTGCACCAGCCCGCACCGACGACCGGAAGCCGGCGGACCCGCCGACGACGGAGGGCCCGGTCGGGCGGTGTTCCCACCGCCCGACCGGGCCCTCCGAGACGTGCGCCTACCGGCGCATCCTGGTACCTACTGGAACAGCAGATCGAGCACGATCACCGACGCGGGCGAACCGGACGCGGCGTCCGCCGGGATCTGCAGCATGACGCGGCTGCCGACCGGGATGCCGATCAGCCCGGCGAGCTGCGGGGTCTCCGCGGCGACCGGGATCGACTGCGGTCCCTCGTTCTCCCAGCTGGCCGCCTGCTGCGCACCCTGCCAGTCCCACACGCCGTACTGGGCGTACACGTCGCCCGCGACGACCGGGGCGCCGGTGCCCTGGGCGATGACCGTGGTCTTAACCTCGGTCGGCTCGGCCAGACCAGCCGGGATGGTCAGCGTCGGGGCGGCACCGAGGTCGCCGCCGACCTGGGGGCCGGCGGGGTCCTGCGGCTGCGGCGCGGCGTCGGCCTGGCCGAAGACGGTCTTGCCCAGGGAGTTGACGATGTCGATGACGAACACCAGGGTGTCGGTGCCGGTGATGTCGGGGGCGCGGCCGGTGGTGCCGTACCCGTCCGACGGCGACAGGGTCAGCAGCACGCGGGAACCGACCTTCATGCCGACGAGGCCGACGTCCCAGCCCTTGACGACCTGGCCGACGCCGATCGGGAAGACGCTGGGCTTGCCGCGGTCGTAGGAGTTGTCGAACGGCGTGGTGCCGCCCCACACCTCACCGAGGTAGTTCGCGACCAGCTGGTCACCGGTCTGCACCTCGGGCCCGGTGCCCTCGACGAGCACCTGGCGCTGCAGCCCGGGCGGCGGCGTCTCGCTCGGGAAGGTGAACGTCGGCTTCTCGCCGAAAGCGCCCGTGGCGGTGGGCATCTCGGCCGCGGTCGCGGTGCCGACGGCGGTGGCGGCCGGAGTGGCCGGGCCGGCGACGTCGGCTGTCGGGCTGGTGTTGACCGCCGCGACGGGTTCGGCGGTGCCGCCGCACGCGGCGAGCAGGACCAACGGGACAGCGACGAACAGGGACCGGATGCGCATGAATTCCTCAGGACGGACGACGATCGACGGTTGCCACCGTACCGGCCGTGGCTGTGTCACGGCAGCCACCGGATCGGTCACCCACGGCAACCACATCCGTCGCACAGGGAGCCGTCGATGAACATCGGGTGTCCCGGAGTCGCCGTGGTACACGCACCCCACCGGCCCTCCTAGGCTGTTCAGGTGGTCGCCAACAGCAAGGTCTTCGCCGCCCAGCTCGACGGGCTGCCCGTGTACGGTCCGGGCGGCGAGTCGATCGGCAAGGTGCGCGACCTCGTCGCCGCCGTCCGGGTGGACAAACAGGCGCCCCGCGTACTGGGGATCGTCGTCGAGCTGCCCAACCGGCGGCCCATCTTCGTCCCCATGCTGCGGGTCAACAGCATCGAGGCGCACGCGGTGTCGCTGGCCCGCGGTTCGGTGTCGCTGCGCCGCTTCGAGCAGCGCCCGACCGAGGTGCTGCTGCTGGCCCAGTTGATCGGCACCAAGGTCACCGTGGCGACCACCCAGGCGGGTGTGGTCATCGTCGACGCCGGCCTGGAGCAGTCGCGCACGCGGGACTGGCTGGTCAACCGGGTGGCGGTGCGCGCGCGCACCCCGTTCCTCGGCCGCCGCGGCAACGTCACGGTCGTCGGCTGGAACGACGTCCGTGGCGTGGACTTCCACTCCCTGACCGGTACCGCGCAGGGCACCCACCAGTTGCTGACCAGCCTGGAGACCATGCGCGCCGCCGATGCCGCCGGTGTGTTCCGCGACCTGGACGACGAACGCCGCCACGAGATCGCCGACGCGCTCAACGACGAGAAGCTCGCCGACGTCATCGAGGAGCTGTCCGAGGACGACCAGATGGACGTGCTGACCCACCTCGACGAGGCCCGGGCCGCCGACATCCTGGAGGCGATGGACCCCGACGACGCCGCCGACCTGCTCAGCGAGCTGCCCAAGGGCGTCTCGGAGCGGCTGCTGGAGCTGATGGAGCCCGAGGAGTCCGCGCCGGTCAAGCGGCTCATGCAGTACTCCTACGACACCGCCGGCGGTCTGATGACCCCGGAGCCGGTGATCGTCAGCCCGGACGCCACCATCGCCGAGGCACTGGCCCGGGTCCGCGCCCCCAACCTGACGCCGGCGCTGGCCTCGATGGTGTTCGTCTGCCGGCCGCCCCAGGCCACCCCGACCGGACGCTACCTGGGCTGCGTGCACACCCAGCGGCTGCTGCGGGAGTCGCCGTTCGACCTGGTGGCGGGAGCGTTGGACACCGACATGGCCAGGCTCGCCCCGCAGGCCCGGATTCCCGAGGTGACGCGGTTCTTCGCCGCCTACAACCTGGTCTGCGCGCCGGTCGTGGACGACGAGAACCACCTGCTGGGAGCGGTCTCGGTCGACGACCTGCTCGACCATCTGCTGCCCGACAACTGGCGCGACGACGACACCGCGCTGGACGCCGACGTGATCGGGGCGCACGGTGGCTGAGCCGACCCGGCGGCGCCTGGACCAGCCGCGCACCGTCACCAAGTGGCGTCCGCAGATCGACCCGGACTCCTTCGGCCGCACCTCCGAACGCCTGGCCCGGTTCCTGGGTACCGGCAAGTTCCTGTTCTGGCAGTCGATGATCGTCATCGCCTGGATCACCCTCAACATCACCGGGTGGATCGGGCAGTGGGACGCCTATCCGTTCATCCTGCTCAACCTGGCGTTCTCGACCCAGGCGGCGTACGCGGCACCCCTGATCCTGCTCGCGCAGAACCGCCAGGACGACCGCGACCGGATCTCGCTCGAGGAGGACCGCAGCCGCGCTCTGCAGACGCGGGCCGGCACCGAGTACCTGGCCCGCGAGATCGCCGCCCTGCGCGTCGCCATCAACGAGGTGGCCACCCGTGACTACCTGCGCGGTGAGCTCGAGAAGCTACGGACCGATCTGGAGGACCTGAGCGAGAAGGTGACCGGCGAGCCGGCCGAACCGCCGGCGGCGACGCCGCGGAAGGCGGGCAAGCAGAAGGCCCGGACCGACCGCGACCGGGAACGGGACCGCGCCCAGCGTGACCGCGAGCGGGAACGGGAGCGGGAACGCCGCCGGGAACGCGACCGCGCCGCCACCGCAGCCGGGCCGGCCGACTCGTGACCCCCCGCATCACGCTGCTCACCGGCGCCGACATGCCCGTCCCCGACGACGAGACCGTGCACCTGGTCGCGGCTCTGGACCGCGCCGGGGTGCAGGCCCGGATCGCCGTCTGGTCCGACGAGGAGGCGATCACCGACCCCGGTGATCTCGTCGTCGTCCGCACCACCTGGGACTACACGTTCATGCCCGACCGGTTCCTCGCGACACTGCCGCGCTGGGGGGCGACGCTGCAGAACCCGTTCCCGGTCATCGAGCGGAACGTCCGCAAGCGGTACCTGCTCGCCCTCGCCGACGCCGGAGTGCCGGTGGTGCCCACCCGGCTGCTCACCGCCGGCGAGACCCTCGGCGCGGCAACGGGTCGCATCGTGCTCAAGCCCGAGATCGCTGCCGGCGCGGACGGGATCGGACTCTTCGACGCCGACGATCCCGCGGCGGCAGCGCATCTGCAGGACCTCCATCGGCGCGGTGACGTGCTGCTGCAGCCGTACCTGGAATCGGTGCAGGACGGCGAGCGGTCGCTGGTGTACCTGGGCGGGGAGTACTCGCACGCGGTCCGCAAGGTGCCGGCGGACGGCGACTTCCGGGTGCAGCTCGAGCACGGCGGCACCACGATCCCGTACGTCCCCACACCCGCGGAGCGGCGGCTCGCCGAGGCGGCCCTGGCCGAGGTCGGGCACGACCTGCTGTACGCCCGGGTCGATCTCGTGGCCACGCCGGACGGTCCGCTGCTGATGGAGCTGGAACTGATCGAG is drawn from Nakamurella deserti and contains these coding sequences:
- a CDS encoding FKBP-type peptidyl-prolyl cis-trans isomerase, translated to MRIRSLFVAVPLVLLAACGGTAEPVAAVNTSPTADVAGPATPAATAVGTATAAEMPTATGAFGEKPTFTFPSETPPPGLQRQVLVEGTGPEVQTGDQLVANYLGEVWGGTTPFDNSYDRGKPSVFPIGVGQVVKGWDVGLVGMKVGSRVLLTLSPSDGYGTTGRAPDITGTDTLVFVIDIVNSLGKTVFGQADAAPQPQDPAGPQVGGDLGAAPTLTIPAGLAEPTEVKTTVIAQGTGAPVVAGDVYAQYGVWDWQGAQQAASWENEGPQSIPVAAETPQLAGLIGIPVGSRVMLQIPADAASGSPASVIVLDLLFQ
- a CDS encoding ATP-grasp domain-containing protein, which codes for MTPRITLLTGADMPVPDDETVHLVAALDRAGVQARIAVWSDEEAITDPGDLVVVRTTWDYTFMPDRFLATLPRWGATLQNPFPVIERNVRKRYLLALADAGVPVVPTRLLTAGETLGAATGRIVLKPEIAAGADGIGLFDADDPAAAAHLQDLHRRGDVLLQPYLESVQDGERSLVYLGGEYSHAVRKVPADGDFRVQLEHGGTTIPYVPTPAERRLAEAALAEVGHDLLYARVDLVATPDGPLLMELELIEPDLFLGHADGAFDRFAAVLAAAAR
- a CDS encoding magnesium transporter MgtE N-terminal domain-containing protein, yielding MVANSKVFAAQLDGLPVYGPGGESIGKVRDLVAAVRVDKQAPRVLGIVVELPNRRPIFVPMLRVNSIEAHAVSLARGSVSLRRFEQRPTEVLLLAQLIGTKVTVATTQAGVVIVDAGLEQSRTRDWLVNRVAVRARTPFLGRRGNVTVVGWNDVRGVDFHSLTGTAQGTHQLLTSLETMRAADAAGVFRDLDDERRHEIADALNDEKLADVIEELSEDDQMDVLTHLDEARAADILEAMDPDDAADLLSELPKGVSERLLELMEPEESAPVKRLMQYSYDTAGGLMTPEPVIVSPDATIAEALARVRAPNLTPALASMVFVCRPPQATPTGRYLGCVHTQRLLRESPFDLVAGALDTDMARLAPQARIPEVTRFFAAYNLVCAPVVDDENHLLGAVSVDDLLDHLLPDNWRDDDTALDADVIGAHGG